One Synechococcus sp. CC9605 genomic window carries:
- a CDS encoding nucleotidyltransferase family protein, giving the protein MKAMILAAGKGTRVQPITHVIPKPMIPILQKPVMEFLLELLKEHGFTEVMVNVSHLAEEIENYFRDGQRFGVEIAYSFEGRIEDGELIGSALGSAGGLKKIQDFQHFFDDTFVVLCGDALIDLDLSEAVRLHKDKGAIASLVTKRVPKDQVSSYGVVVTDDQNRISSFQEKPSVNEALSDTINTGIYIFEPEVFEHIPSGQSFDIGSDLFPKLAELGAPFYAIPMDFEWVDIGKVPDYWQAIRSVLMGDVRQVGIPGKEVRPGVYTGLNVAANWDKINVSGPVYVGGMTKIEDGATIVGPTMIGPSCHICEGATVDNSIIFDYSRIGPGVQLLEKLVFGRYCVGKDGDHFDLQEASLDWLITDARRQDLVEPSPQQKAMAELLGTDLTQAAS; this is encoded by the coding sequence TCCAACCGATCACCCATGTGATCCCTAAGCCAATGATTCCTATCCTGCAAAAGCCGGTGATGGAATTTCTGCTGGAACTGCTCAAGGAGCACGGTTTCACCGAAGTGATGGTGAACGTCTCCCACCTGGCCGAAGAAATTGAAAATTACTTCCGGGATGGCCAGCGTTTCGGGGTTGAAATTGCCTACAGCTTTGAAGGACGGATTGAAGACGGCGAACTGATTGGGAGTGCCCTGGGGTCTGCTGGCGGGCTCAAAAAAATCCAGGATTTCCAGCACTTCTTTGACGACACCTTCGTGGTGCTCTGCGGCGATGCACTGATCGACCTTGATCTCAGCGAAGCGGTACGCTTGCACAAAGATAAGGGTGCGATCGCCAGCCTCGTCACCAAAAGGGTCCCCAAGGATCAGGTGAGCAGCTATGGCGTTGTGGTCACCGATGACCAGAACAGAATTTCAAGCTTCCAGGAAAAGCCCAGCGTCAACGAAGCCCTCAGCGACACGATCAACACCGGCATCTACATCTTCGAGCCGGAGGTCTTTGAACACATCCCTTCGGGACAGTCCTTCGACATCGGCTCTGATCTGTTCCCGAAACTGGCCGAGCTCGGTGCACCCTTCTATGCCATCCCGATGGATTTCGAATGGGTGGATATCGGCAAGGTTCCCGACTACTGGCAAGCCATTCGCAGCGTGTTGATGGGTGACGTCCGTCAGGTGGGCATACCCGGCAAGGAGGTGCGTCCCGGGGTGTACACCGGCCTGAATGTGGCCGCCAACTGGGACAAGATCAACGTCAGCGGACCCGTCTATGTGGGCGGCATGACCAAGATCGAAGACGGCGCAACCATCGTTGGGCCCACCATGATTGGCCCCAGCTGCCATATCTGTGAGGGCGCCACCGTCGATAACTCGATCATCTTCGACTACTCGCGCATCGGCCCTGGCGTGCAGCTGCTCGAGAAGCTGGTGTTCGGCCGCTACTGCGTGGGCAAGGACGGTGATCACTTCGATCTACAGGAGGCCTCGCTCGACTGGCTGATCACAGATGCCCGTCGTCAGGACCTGGTAGAGCCTTCCCCACAGCAGAAGGCCATGGCAGAGCTGCTCGGCACCGACCTCACCCAGGCAGCGAGCTGA
- a CDS encoding methylenetetrahydrofolate reductase, with product MERDLSTALQRAIEAGDQVLTAEVMPPRGADPSHMLAMAASLQGRVHAVNVTDGSRAVMRMSSLASCKLLLEAGLEPVLQMACRDRNRIALQADLLGAHALGIRNLLCLTGDPVRAGDQSDARPVNEFESVKLLQQVDALNRGVDPVQGTLPDGATTLFAGCAADPQSRSWSGLQRRLQRKQATGARFVQTQMVMDPQALERFQRELAGPLDLPVLAGVFLLKSAKNARFINRVVPGACIPDALIHRLECAENPAMEGVAIAAEQVKRYLGIVRGVHLMAIKAEERIPLILDRAGLSSLPG from the coding sequence ATGGAACGAGATTTGAGTACGGCGCTGCAGCGCGCAATTGAGGCCGGGGATCAGGTGCTCACGGCCGAGGTGATGCCTCCCCGCGGAGCCGATCCTTCGCACATGCTGGCCATGGCCGCATCGTTGCAAGGCCGTGTCCATGCGGTGAACGTGACCGATGGCAGCCGGGCCGTGATGCGGATGAGCAGCCTGGCCTCCTGCAAGTTGCTGCTTGAAGCTGGTCTGGAGCCGGTGTTGCAAATGGCCTGCCGGGATCGCAACCGCATCGCCCTCCAGGCCGACCTGCTCGGGGCCCATGCGCTGGGGATCCGCAACCTGTTGTGTCTCACGGGCGATCCGGTGCGGGCGGGTGATCAGTCGGATGCGCGGCCGGTGAATGAGTTCGAGTCGGTGAAGCTCCTGCAGCAGGTGGACGCTCTTAATCGAGGCGTGGATCCCGTGCAGGGCACCCTGCCGGACGGGGCGACCACGCTGTTTGCCGGGTGTGCTGCCGACCCGCAATCGAGGAGCTGGAGCGGTCTCCAGCGTCGGTTGCAGCGCAAGCAGGCGACGGGAGCACGTTTCGTTCAAACCCAGATGGTGATGGACCCTCAAGCGCTCGAGCGCTTCCAGCGCGAGCTGGCCGGCCCCCTGGACCTGCCCGTGCTCGCTGGAGTGTTTCTGCTGAAGTCAGCCAAGAATGCCCGGTTCATCAACCGCGTTGTGCCGGGAGCTTGCATCCCCGATGCGTTGATCCACCGGCTGGAGTGTGCCGAGAATCCCGCAATGGAGGGTGTGGCCATCGCCGCTGAACAGGTGAAGCGATACCTCGGCATCGTTCGTGGCGTGCACCTGATGGCGATCAAGGCAGAGGAGCGGATCCCGTTGATCCTCGATCGCGCCGGGCTCAGCTCGCTGCCTGGGTGA
- a CDS encoding helix-turn-helix domain-containing protein, producing MSSLDGTDPLEISLSAREIEIIELVAEGLTNQEIADRLTISKRTVDNHVSNVFTKTGSKNRVALLNWAMDNGKICRDGFNCCVLPEHDPPSA from the coding sequence ATGTCCTCCCTCGACGGTACGGATCCTCTGGAGATCTCCCTTTCTGCAAGGGAGATCGAGATCATCGAGCTCGTGGCCGAAGGACTGACCAATCAGGAAATCGCTGACCGGCTCACCATCAGCAAACGAACGGTCGACAACCACGTGAGCAACGTGTTCACCAAGACCGGTTCCAAGAACCGGGTAGCACTGCTCAACTGGGCCATGGACAACGGCAAGATCTGCCGGGACGGTTTCAACTGTTGCGTCCTTCCAGAACACGATCCCCCCTCAGCCTGA
- a CDS encoding CYTH domain-containing protein, which yields MALEIERRFLVRSDAWRSMAGPAQALRQGYLAASAEGVTVRMRLRGTDQAWLTLKAAADAVGLVRHEFEYPIPVADAEALWDLAPHRLDKVRYSLDCPGGDWVVDCFQGENAPLVLAEVELASAQADLLIPPWCEEEITGESRWSNAVLAQHPVQSWPEEQRRRFGWP from the coding sequence ATGGCCCTCGAGATTGAACGGCGCTTTCTGGTGCGGTCGGATGCTTGGCGCAGCATGGCCGGCCCCGCCCAGGCTCTGCGTCAGGGATATCTGGCCGCCAGTGCTGAAGGTGTGACGGTGCGTATGCGTCTGCGTGGTACGGATCAGGCCTGGCTCACCCTGAAGGCTGCTGCTGATGCCGTTGGTCTGGTGCGCCACGAGTTTGAATATCCGATTCCTGTGGCGGACGCCGAAGCCCTCTGGGATCTGGCGCCGCACCGCCTGGACAAAGTCCGCTACTCCTTGGATTGCCCTGGTGGTGACTGGGTGGTGGATTGTTTCCAGGGCGAGAACGCCCCCTTGGTGCTGGCGGAGGTGGAGCTGGCATCGGCCCAGGCGGATCTGCTGATTCCGCCCTGGTGCGAAGAGGAGATCACCGGGGAATCCCGCTGGAGCAATGCGGTGCTGGCCCAGCACCCGGTTCAGTCCTGGCCCGAAGAGCAGCGTCGCCGTTTTGGCTGGCCCTAA
- a CDS encoding NAD(+) kinase, with the protein MRLDRVWVIYRADSQPAQREARQCAKELKALGSHVVTAMSGPRVNPFPGLLAVEESLADLALVLGGDGTVLGAARHLAVHDIPILSINVGGHLGFLTHDRRVLRGDQIWQRLQDDQFAIERRMMLQAMVDRRSAEDRAASPGPLQQPDLEDDEEHHWAFNDFYLRAYRDEISPICTLELEIDGEVIDQVRGDGLILSTPTGSTGYALAAGGPILHPGIDAIIVAPICPMSLSSRTLVVPPRARLAIWPLGAGDHRIKLWKDGVGCTVLEPGECCVVQQARHHALMVLLNQSPSYYRTLSHKLHWAGSLHAAQPSQN; encoded by the coding sequence ATGCGTCTCGATCGGGTCTGGGTGATCTATCGGGCCGACAGCCAGCCCGCCCAGCGTGAGGCCCGGCAATGTGCCAAGGAGCTGAAAGCCCTAGGCTCCCATGTGGTCACCGCAATGTCGGGGCCGCGGGTGAATCCTTTCCCTGGCCTGCTGGCTGTTGAGGAGTCTTTGGCCGACCTTGCTCTGGTGCTGGGGGGAGATGGCACGGTTCTGGGGGCTGCCCGCCACCTGGCGGTGCATGACATCCCGATCCTCAGCATCAATGTGGGAGGCCATTTGGGTTTTCTCACCCATGACCGCCGTGTATTGCGCGGCGATCAGATCTGGCAACGCCTTCAGGACGATCAGTTCGCAATTGAACGGCGAATGATGCTTCAGGCGATGGTGGATCGCCGTTCTGCTGAAGATCGAGCGGCTTCGCCGGGCCCGTTGCAGCAGCCGGATCTCGAAGACGATGAAGAGCACCACTGGGCCTTCAACGACTTCTACTTGCGGGCCTATCGCGACGAAATTTCGCCCATCTGCACCCTGGAGCTAGAGATCGATGGGGAAGTGATCGATCAGGTGCGTGGTGATGGCCTGATCCTCTCCACCCCCACGGGCTCCACCGGGTACGCCCTGGCGGCAGGGGGACCGATTCTTCATCCCGGCATCGATGCCATCATCGTGGCCCCAATCTGCCCGATGAGTCTCTCCAGCCGAACGCTGGTGGTGCCGCCCCGGGCCAGGTTGGCGATCTGGCCTCTTGGGGCTGGGGATCACCGGATCAAGCTTTGGAAAGACGGCGTGGGCTGCACGGTGCTCGAGCCTGGGGAGTGCTGTGTTGTTCAGCAGGCGCGCCACCATGCCCTGATGGTGTTGCTCAATCAAAGCCCGTCGTACTACCGAACCCTGTCCCACAAGCTGCACTGGGCGGGAAGCCTGCACGCGGCGCAGCCCTCGCAGAATTGA
- the nuoK gene encoding NADH-quinone oxidoreductase subunit NuoK, with translation MSDLLATLPSLQAYLLVAAMLFCIGVWGLINSRNAVRVLMSIELMLNAVNINLMAFSSFVDGDLIRGQVFAVFVITVAAAEAAVGLAILLSLYRNRVTVDMEQFNLLRW, from the coding sequence ATGAGCGATTTGCTTGCCACACTTCCCTCCCTGCAGGCCTACCTCCTGGTGGCCGCGATGCTCTTCTGTATCGGCGTCTGGGGTTTGATCAACAGTCGCAATGCGGTGCGCGTGCTGATGAGCATTGAGCTGATGCTCAATGCCGTGAACATCAACCTGATGGCCTTCTCCTCCTTCGTGGATGGTGATCTGATTCGCGGCCAGGTCTTCGCTGTGTTCGTGATCACGGTGGCCGCCGCTGAGGCAGCGGTCGGTCTGGCGATCCTGCTGTCGCTTTATCGCAATCGCGTTACCGTCGACATGGAGCAGTTCAACCTGCTGCGCTGGTAA
- a CDS encoding NADH-quinone oxidoreductase subunit J, with protein sequence MTIATTTELICFLVLSAVVVIGALGVVLLSNIVYSAFLLGGVFTAVAGLYLLLNASFVAMAQILVYVGAINVLILFAIMLVNKREDLKAIANLTTRRVVSAGVCAGLMALLVRVVVTTPWSLPGPVAVGEEATARIGEHLFTDYLLPFEVASVLLLMAMIGAIVLARRDVLATDVVTGEVANQGLIEKARTPLLMNRAD encoded by the coding sequence ATGACCATCGCGACAACCACCGAGCTGATCTGTTTCCTGGTGCTGTCCGCCGTTGTCGTGATCGGCGCCCTGGGTGTGGTGTTGCTCAGCAACATCGTCTATTCTGCCTTCCTGCTGGGCGGGGTGTTCACTGCTGTTGCAGGGCTCTACTTGCTGCTGAACGCCAGTTTCGTGGCCATGGCCCAGATCCTGGTTTACGTGGGCGCGATCAACGTGTTGATCCTGTTCGCGATCATGCTTGTGAACAAGCGGGAAGACCTCAAGGCCATTGCCAACCTCACCACGCGCCGTGTGGTGTCCGCCGGCGTTTGCGCCGGTCTGATGGCGTTGCTCGTTCGTGTTGTGGTTACCACCCCCTGGTCGCTGCCCGGTCCTGTCGCCGTGGGTGAGGAAGCCACGGCTCGCATTGGTGAACACCTGTTCACCGATTACTTGCTGCCGTTTGAAGTGGCATCGGTGCTGTTGCTGATGGCCATGATCGGTGCCATCGTCTTGGCCCGTCGTGATGTGCTCGCCACCGATGTAGTCACCGGTGAGGTGGCCAATCAAGGCCTGATTGAGAAGGCCCGTACTCCCCTGCTGATGAATCGAGCGGACTGA
- the ndhI gene encoding NAD(P)H-quinone oxidoreductase subunit I, with translation MFGFLKQVGDYTRDAVDAARNLAQGFSVTFDHMQRRPVTVQYPYEKLIPSERYRGRIHYEFDKCIACEVCVRVCPINLPVVDWVMNKATKKKELRNYSIDFGVCIFCGNCVEYCPTNCLSMTEEYELAAFDRHSLNYDNVALGRLPTSVTTDPSVVPLRELAYLPAGEMDPHGVASDRPRAGQLPAQVLETLTPPAKPTAKNDGQSSSEAKEGDA, from the coding sequence ATGTTCGGCTTTCTCAAACAGGTCGGTGATTACACCCGCGATGCAGTCGATGCAGCTCGGAATCTGGCCCAAGGCTTTTCGGTCACTTTCGACCACATGCAGCGCCGTCCGGTCACGGTGCAGTACCCCTACGAGAAGCTCATCCCATCCGAGCGTTATCGGGGCCGGATTCACTACGAGTTCGACAAGTGCATCGCCTGTGAGGTGTGTGTGCGGGTCTGCCCGATTAACCTTCCGGTGGTCGATTGGGTGATGAACAAAGCCACGAAGAAGAAGGAGCTGCGCAACTACTCCATCGACTTCGGCGTCTGCATTTTCTGTGGCAATTGCGTCGAGTACTGCCCCACCAACTGCCTTTCGATGACGGAGGAGTACGAGCTGGCCGCTTTTGATCGCCACAGCCTCAACTACGACAACGTTGCACTCGGACGCCTTCCCACCAGCGTCACCACCGATCCCTCAGTCGTTCCCCTCCGGGAACTTGCCTATCTGCCGGCAGGTGAGATGGATCCTCACGGCGTTGCTTCCGATCGGCCTCGGGCTGGCCAGCTCCCGGCTCAGGTGTTGGAGACCCTCACCCCTCCAGCCAAGCCAACAGCCAAGAATGACGGACAATCCTCCAGTGAGGCCAAGGAGGGCGACGCATGA
- the nuoH gene encoding NADH-quinone oxidoreductase subunit NuoH, protein MSPGLDLELSFSQALQGFGFSPEVARLLWLPLPMLLVLVAAVVGVLVSVWLERKISAAVQQRIGPEYAGALGVLQPLADGLKLLVKEDIIPARADSLLFTLGPVLVVVPVIISWLIIPFGQNLLISNVGVGIFLWISFSSIQPIGLLMSGYASNNKYSLLGGLRAAAQSISYEIPLALAVLAIVMMTNSLSTVDIVGQQTGAGILSWNIWRQPVGFLIFWICALAECERLPFDLPEAEEELVAGYQTEYAGMKFALFYLAGYINLVLSAVLVSVLYLGGWGFPIPVEWLAGWLNQPIDAPLVQVITGTVGIVMTVLKAYLLVFVAILLRWTTPRVRIDQLLDLGWKFLLPLSLVNLLVTAALKLAFPVAFGG, encoded by the coding sequence GTGAGTCCGGGACTGGACTTGGAATTGAGCTTTAGCCAGGCACTGCAAGGGTTTGGCTTCTCCCCGGAGGTGGCGAGGCTGCTGTGGCTGCCGCTGCCGATGCTGCTAGTTCTGGTGGCTGCAGTGGTGGGTGTGCTGGTTTCGGTGTGGCTGGAACGCAAGATTTCCGCCGCTGTCCAGCAGCGAATCGGTCCGGAGTATGCCGGTGCCCTGGGTGTGCTTCAGCCCCTGGCCGACGGCCTCAAGTTGCTGGTCAAGGAAGACATCATTCCGGCGCGGGCCGACAGCCTGCTGTTCACCCTCGGCCCGGTGCTGGTGGTGGTGCCGGTGATCATCTCCTGGCTGATCATTCCCTTCGGCCAGAACCTGCTAATCAGCAATGTGGGCGTAGGGATCTTCCTCTGGATCTCCTTCAGCAGCATTCAGCCGATCGGCCTGTTAATGAGTGGCTATGCCTCCAACAATAAGTATTCGCTGCTCGGGGGACTGCGGGCCGCAGCTCAATCGATCAGCTACGAAATTCCCCTGGCTCTGGCGGTACTGGCCATCGTGATGATGACCAACTCGCTGAGCACTGTTGACATCGTCGGTCAGCAGACAGGTGCCGGCATCTTGAGCTGGAACATCTGGCGTCAGCCGGTGGGCTTCCTGATTTTCTGGATCTGTGCCCTGGCCGAGTGTGAGAGGCTTCCCTTCGACCTTCCCGAAGCTGAGGAAGAGCTGGTCGCGGGTTACCAGACCGAGTACGCGGGCATGAAATTTGCCCTCTTCTACCTGGCGGGTTACATCAACCTGGTGCTCTCTGCCGTTCTGGTCAGCGTTTTGTATCTCGGTGGCTGGGGCTTCCCGATTCCTGTGGAGTGGCTCGCCGGCTGGCTGAACCAGCCCATCGATGCCCCCTTGGTGCAGGTGATCACGGGCACCGTTGGCATCGTGATGACGGTTCTCAAGGCTTATCTGCTGGTGTTCGTGGCGATCCTGCTTCGCTGGACCACCCCCCGCGTCCGTATTGACCAGCTGCTCGATCTGGGCTGGAAGTTCCTGCTGCCCCTGTCCCTGGTGAACCTTCTGGTGACAGCAGCCCTCAAGCTCGCTTTCCCCGTTGCATTCGGCGGCTAA
- a CDS encoding citrate synthase, translating into MAQQQTGDLRHARTGIELRPGLDGVPATQSAICDIDGEKGLLTYRGYPMQDLAANSSFLETAYLLIWGELPGRDQLAEFEHAVQMHRRVSFRVRDMMKCFPASGHPMDALQSSAASLGLFYSRRAIDDPQYIYDAVVRLIAKIPTMVAAFQLIRKGQDPIQPRDDLAYSANFLYMLTEREPDPLAARIFDRCLMLHAEHSLNASTFSARVTASTLTDPYAVVASAVGTLAGPLHGGANEDVLAMLEQVGSPENAGAFLDEAIAAKRKIMGFGHREYKVKDPRAVILQTLVEEMFASFGHDDLYDVARAIEAEAASRLGPKGIYPNVDFYSGLVYRKLGIPRDLFTPVFAIARVAGWLAHWREQLGANRIFRPSQIYSGSQPRSWMPIEERVSAPAA; encoded by the coding sequence GTGGCCCAGCAGCAGACAGGCGACCTGCGCCATGCGCGGACCGGGATCGAACTGCGTCCAGGCCTGGATGGCGTGCCGGCCACCCAGTCGGCGATCTGCGACATCGATGGCGAGAAGGGGCTGCTCACCTATCGCGGCTACCCGATGCAGGATCTGGCGGCCAACAGCAGCTTTCTGGAAACGGCCTACCTGCTGATCTGGGGAGAGCTGCCCGGCCGCGACCAGTTGGCGGAGTTTGAGCACGCGGTGCAGATGCACCGGCGGGTCAGCTTCCGGGTGAGGGACATGATGAAGTGCTTCCCGGCCAGCGGCCATCCCATGGACGCGCTGCAGTCCAGTGCCGCTTCCCTGGGGCTGTTCTATTCGCGCCGGGCGATCGACGACCCGCAGTACATCTATGACGCGGTGGTGCGGCTGATCGCCAAGATCCCCACGATGGTGGCGGCCTTTCAGCTGATCCGCAAAGGCCAAGACCCAATTCAGCCCCGGGATGATCTGGCCTACTCCGCCAATTTCCTTTACATGCTCACGGAACGTGAGCCGGATCCCTTGGCAGCGCGGATCTTTGACCGCTGCCTGATGCTCCATGCCGAACACAGCCTCAACGCCAGCACCTTCAGTGCCAGGGTTACCGCCAGCACCCTCACCGACCCCTACGCCGTGGTGGCTTCAGCTGTAGGCACCCTCGCGGGGCCACTCCACGGTGGCGCCAACGAAGATGTTCTCGCCATGCTCGAGCAGGTGGGCAGTCCCGAGAATGCTGGCGCTTTTCTGGATGAGGCCATCGCCGCCAAGCGCAAAATCATGGGCTTCGGCCACCGGGAATACAAGGTGAAAGATCCCCGCGCCGTGATCCTGCAGACCCTGGTAGAGGAGATGTTCGCCAGCTTCGGCCATGACGACCTCTACGACGTGGCCCGGGCGATCGAAGCAGAAGCAGCGTCCCGCCTTGGCCCCAAAGGCATCTACCCCAACGTCGATTTCTATTCAGGCCTGGTGTACCGCAAGCTCGGCATTCCCAGGGATCTGTTCACGCCGGTCTTCGCCATTGCCAGGGTCGCCGGCTGGCTGGCCCATTGGCGGGAGCAGCTCGGGGCGAACCGGATTTTCAGGCCTTCGCAGATCTACTCCGGATCCCAGCCACGCTCCTGGATGCCCATTGAGGAGCGCGTCTCGGCTCCGGCCGCCTAA
- the sixA gene encoding phosphohistidine phosphatase SixA, which translates to MPGSNLADLVLLRHGIAEPRQAGQDHPDRPLTAAGRQQTQLVMAALVQRGLRLDRLLSSPYRRALQTAELAMEAGLAPELAVDERLQPGGALNMLVNAFDQRLGLVGHEPDLGDLACGLLGCAPGSLVLKKAGVIQLRRSAGQWQLKALLRPALLIDDLGCC; encoded by the coding sequence ATGCCCGGCTCGAACTTGGCTGACCTGGTCCTATTGCGGCATGGCATCGCCGAACCCCGCCAGGCTGGCCAGGACCATCCGGATCGACCCCTAACCGCCGCTGGCCGTCAGCAAACCCAGCTGGTGATGGCGGCCCTCGTGCAACGGGGGCTGCGGTTGGATCGCCTGCTCTCGAGTCCGTACCGTCGGGCTCTGCAAACGGCGGAACTGGCGATGGAGGCAGGGCTTGCTCCAGAGCTCGCTGTGGATGAACGCCTCCAGCCAGGAGGCGCCCTCAACATGCTGGTGAACGCCTTCGATCAACGGCTTGGCTTGGTCGGCCATGAGCCGGATCTAGGCGATCTGGCCTGCGGTCTTCTGGGATGTGCTCCGGGTTCCCTGGTGCTGAAGAAAGCCGGCGTGATCCAGCTGCGTCGTTCCGCGGGCCAGTGGCAGTTGAAGGCTTTGCTTCGGCCAGCACTGTTGATTGACGATTTAGGTTGCTGTTAG
- a CDS encoding DUF3352 domain-containing protein: MKARPFLSAAGAVLLSLLLLAVGLLWTMNRQSPLQLAEQPLHLPRAARFVPRDADLSLHWLADPGRLPAYAQAVAPASQRRDASDGARQWREGVFALAGLQFGLELEPWLGEEVSLTLTDGDANAGWVLALTSRDDDGARRFLQRFWQTRSLAGTDLQISSYRGIGVISGQGALVGHDPQPLATALIDDDLLLVASGRGVLEQALDVSQLPDQHQQGDQRLQRQVAELGEGVALLTASPHALEHWLQVPELVAQRDDLSGLVASLRPEGSTLAVDGRLGFRQALGTEPWAGLTDLTASAGGHARWLAQLQNPARLLDPSESHPLAQWFAPLLEKHLADQPAAEAVVGADDGPLLWQDQPEGWLLATRPQSPARDAVDARLQEQGLTRSELEGDGEVLSVWTRLVRQRGRQPGVDAQLAVAQVRSFALNWWGESLMALAQRQNGRALQPRLNQWQELTASAQPAQALLLADEPARALLGQWRPWALLQVMAGRPLQDQVHGFAVAIDVDRQEQGSTEIPLHARLELG; the protein is encoded by the coding sequence ATGAAGGCCCGCCCTTTCCTCAGCGCTGCCGGCGCTGTGCTGCTGTCGCTGCTTCTGCTGGCCGTTGGCCTGCTCTGGACCATGAACCGCCAGAGCCCCCTGCAGCTGGCGGAGCAGCCGTTGCATCTGCCCCGGGCGGCCCGGTTTGTACCCCGGGATGCTGATCTCTCGCTCCATTGGCTGGCCGATCCAGGACGCTTGCCGGCCTATGCCCAGGCCGTTGCCCCTGCCTCCCAACGCCGCGATGCCAGTGATGGTGCCCGGCAGTGGCGCGAAGGCGTCTTTGCCTTGGCGGGCCTCCAGTTCGGCCTTGAGCTGGAACCCTGGCTTGGCGAGGAGGTCAGTCTCACCCTCACCGATGGGGACGCCAATGCTGGCTGGGTGTTGGCTTTGACCAGTCGGGATGACGACGGCGCCCGGCGCTTTCTGCAACGGTTCTGGCAGACCCGCAGCCTGGCGGGCACTGACCTGCAGATCAGCAGTTACCGCGGAATCGGTGTGATCAGCGGCCAGGGGGCGTTGGTGGGGCATGACCCCCAACCTCTGGCCACAGCCTTGATTGACGATGATCTGCTCCTCGTGGCCTCAGGTCGGGGCGTGCTGGAGCAGGCCCTCGATGTCTCCCAGCTCCCGGATCAGCATCAGCAGGGTGATCAACGCCTTCAGCGTCAGGTGGCTGAGCTCGGTGAAGGCGTGGCTCTGCTCACGGCATCTCCCCATGCCCTTGAGCATTGGTTGCAGGTGCCTGAGCTGGTGGCTCAACGAGACGATCTGAGTGGACTCGTGGCATCACTGCGACCGGAGGGTTCAACCCTGGCGGTGGATGGGCGACTCGGGTTCCGGCAAGCCCTTGGCACCGAGCCCTGGGCTGGACTCACGGATCTGACTGCTTCGGCCGGCGGCCATGCTCGCTGGCTGGCTCAGCTGCAGAATCCAGCCCGTCTGTTGGATCCCAGCGAAAGTCATCCGCTGGCCCAATGGTTCGCTCCATTGCTGGAGAAGCACCTGGCGGACCAGCCGGCAGCAGAGGCTGTTGTGGGGGCCGATGACGGCCCTCTGCTTTGGCAGGACCAACCCGAGGGCTGGCTGCTGGCCACCCGCCCGCAAAGCCCCGCCAGGGATGCGGTGGATGCGCGTCTGCAGGAGCAGGGCCTGACCCGTTCTGAGCTGGAGGGCGATGGCGAGGTGTTGAGCGTGTGGACGCGGCTGGTGCGCCAGCGGGGACGCCAGCCGGGGGTGGATGCTCAATTGGCCGTGGCTCAGGTTCGCTCGTTTGCGTTGAACTGGTGGGGCGAGTCCTTGATGGCGTTGGCGCAGCGCCAGAACGGGCGTGCTCTCCAGCCCCGCTTGAACCAGTGGCAGGAGCTCACAGCCTCCGCCCAACCGGCGCAGGCCCTCCTGCTGGCGGATGAGCCGGCTCGTGCACTGTTGGGGCAATGGCGGCCATGGGCCCTGCTGCAGGTGATGGCGGGGCGGCCCCTTCAGGATCAGGTCCACGGCTTTGCGGTGGCCATCGACGTTGATCGTCAGGAGCAAGGCAGTACCGAGATTCCGTTGCATGCCCGGCTCGAACTTGGCTGA
- a CDS encoding rhodanese-like domain-containing protein — translation MGQSQQPQPIQASELQQWLQSERPSPQLVDVREEAELAIAAFPGAVLHRPLSQSNAWLGSLQADLNRDQPVVVVCHAGVRSYHFGLWLLDQPWGLEVWNLEGGIDAWSLQVDPSVPRY, via the coding sequence ATGGGCCAATCCCAACAACCACAACCAATCCAAGCCTCTGAACTGCAGCAATGGCTGCAAAGCGAGCGACCTTCACCGCAACTGGTGGATGTGCGCGAGGAGGCTGAGCTTGCGATCGCTGCCTTCCCCGGTGCGGTGCTGCACCGCCCCCTGAGCCAATCCAATGCATGGCTTGGATCACTGCAGGCCGACCTCAACCGCGATCAACCCGTTGTGGTGGTCTGCCATGCCGGCGTTCGCAGCTACCACTTCGGCCTGTGGCTGCTGGACCAACCCTGGGGGCTTGAGGTGTGGAACCTTGAGGGAGGCATTGATGCCTGGAGCCTTCAGGTGGATCCCAGCGTTCCCCGCTACTGA